A single genomic interval of Nostoc commune NIES-4072 harbors:
- a CDS encoding MerR family transcriptional regulator, protein MQNLYTIPEAARETGIPQSTIRSWLRRHPEVFQFDIHVVTDEHGQKLWTESGIELLHSRRATKTATDDDAEIDPESDAPDLLESLLEEDSQRLANEYYRQLPGRTLQRIRQMRFNPTPEQRKIVELSFRAAINAGTEHLLLPTYQPRFLESVDETD, encoded by the coding sequence ATGCAGAACCTGTACACCATTCCTGAAGCAGCGCGGGAAACGGGCATCCCACAAAGTACCATTCGTTCATGGTTACGCCGACATCCTGAAGTGTTCCAATTTGACATTCACGTTGTCACCGATGAACACGGGCAGAAGTTGTGGACTGAATCAGGAATTGAACTGTTGCACAGCCGACGTGCAACGAAAACTGCAACAGATGACGATGCAGAAATTGATCCAGAATCCGATGCACCCGATTTACTTGAGTCACTACTGGAGGAAGATTCACAGCGCCTAGCTAACGAATATTATCGACAGCTACCCGGTCGCACCTTGCAACGGATTAGACAGATGCGGTTTAATCCCACACCTGAACAACGCAAAATAGTCGAGTTGTCATTCCGCGCCGCCATTAACGCGGGAACCGAGCATCTACTCTTACCCACATATCAGCCAAGATTCCTGGAGTCAGTAGATGAAACAGACTAA
- a CDS encoding four helix bundle protein — translation MDKEEERRKIITHEDLIIYQKAFQAAITIFEISKRFPEEERYSLTDQIRRSSRSVCANLAEAWRKRRYKASFIAKLNECEAEAAETQVWLKFALRYQYLSIEEEKNLSGAYNQVLSGLVKMINQPEDWLIG, via the coding sequence GTGGACAAGGAGGAAGAACGCAGAAAAATTATAACCCACGAAGATTTAATCATCTACCAAAAAGCATTTCAGGCAGCTATAACTATTTTTGAGATATCAAAACGGTTCCCAGAGGAAGAAAGATACTCTCTTACAGACCAAATTCGTCGTTCATCTCGCTCAGTTTGTGCCAACTTAGCAGAGGCTTGGCGAAAAAGAAGATATAAAGCCTCATTTATCGCTAAATTAAACGAATGTGAAGCAGAAGCAGCAGAAACCCAGGTTTGGCTGAAGTTTGCTCTCAGATATCAGTATTTATCGATAGAAGAGGAAAAAAATTTATCTGGTGCATATAATCAAGTATTAAGCGGATTAGTCAAGATGATTAATCAACCAGAAGATTGGTTAATTGGTTGA
- a CDS encoding OmpP1/FadL family transporter yields MPDTLSLAVYQELNPRLAIVGDVTWTNWSRFKELRVQFDNPVQADTVQPENWNDSYRFGVGANYAVSDRLTLRTGITYDPSPVSEEFNTPRLPGGDRTLLGFGASYRPSKSFNFDIGYTHVFVNDSYINQSSTTAGTLKGTFEGGVDIVGLQVSWQF; encoded by the coding sequence TTGCCTGATACCTTATCGCTTGCTGTATATCAAGAACTTAACCCTCGTTTGGCAATTGTCGGTGATGTAACTTGGACAAACTGGAGCCGTTTTAAAGAACTGCGAGTTCAATTTGACAATCCAGTTCAAGCAGATACCGTACAGCCGGAGAATTGGAATGATAGTTACCGTTTTGGAGTTGGGGCCAACTATGCTGTGAGCGATCGCTTAACACTGCGAACGGGTATCACTTACGATCCTAGCCCTGTTAGTGAAGAATTTAATACGCCCCGATTACCCGGTGGCGATCGCACTTTGCTTGGGTTCGGCGCTAGCTATCGTCCTTCCAAGTCATTCAATTTCGACATTGGTTATACCCACGTATTTGTAAACGATAGCTACATTAACCAGTCAAGTACTACAGCAGGTACGCTCAAAGGTACTTTTGAAGGTGGCGTGGATATAGTTGGGTTACAAGTAAGCTGGCAATTTTAA
- a CDS encoding MFS transporter, with translation MNDSTADSDSQRNPLTEKLDLKTKLAYGAGDLGPAITANISVFYLLIFFTNVAGIPAGLAGTILMIGKIWDGVNDPLVGFLTDKTKSRRWGRRLPWMFYGAIPFGILFFLQWIVPQFSANQSENIWPLFWYYVAIGILSQAFYTVVNLPYTAMTPELTQDYDERTSLNSFRFTFSIGGSILSLILALIIFIKISDRQQAYLVLAAVCTVISILGLYWCVFGVRDRILAFEAKRILVEEPASLPFGEQLKIVFSNRPFLFVIGIYLFSWLGVQITASIIPYFVVNCMALKESDVPTVLIAVQATALLMLFVWGELSKKVGKKVVYFLGMSLWIIAAAGLFFLQPGQIVLMYVMAVMAGIGVSTAYLIPWSMIPDVIELDELQTGQRREGIFYGFMVLLQKFGLAFGLFLVGNALQISGFKESVAGSPLPIQPESALFAIRIAVGPIPTVCLLCGLVLTYFYPITREMHAEIMLKLKERQEKKGG, from the coding sequence ATGAATGATTCTACTGCTGATAGTGATAGCCAACGAAATCCTCTTACTGAAAAACTCGACTTGAAAACCAAGCTAGCTTACGGTGCAGGGGATTTAGGGCCAGCAATTACTGCAAATATCTCTGTCTTTTATCTGCTGATTTTCTTTACTAATGTTGCTGGTATCCCTGCGGGTTTAGCTGGCACTATTTTGATGATTGGCAAAATTTGGGATGGGGTAAATGATCCGCTTGTCGGGTTCCTGACTGATAAAACGAAATCTCGGCGTTGGGGCCGTCGTCTTCCTTGGATGTTTTATGGAGCAATCCCCTTTGGAATTTTATTCTTCTTGCAGTGGATTGTACCGCAATTTAGTGCAAATCAGAGTGAGAATATTTGGCCGTTGTTCTGGTACTACGTAGCGATTGGGATTCTATCTCAAGCGTTTTACACGGTTGTGAATTTGCCTTATACGGCGATGACTCCAGAACTAACTCAAGATTACGACGAACGCACCAGCCTTAACAGCTTTCGCTTTACATTTTCTATTGGTGGCAGCATTCTATCATTGATTTTAGCGCTAATTATTTTTATCAAAATTAGCGATCGCCAACAAGCATATCTCGTTTTAGCAGCAGTTTGTACTGTAATTTCGATTTTAGGGTTATATTGGTGCGTTTTTGGAGTCCGCGATCGCATCTTGGCTTTTGAGGCTAAACGCATCCTAGTCGAGGAACCTGCATCTCTCCCCTTCGGCGAACAGCTAAAAATAGTCTTCAGCAACCGACCTTTTTTATTTGTTATTGGTATATATCTTTTTTCTTGGCTAGGTGTGCAGATTACAGCCAGCATTATTCCCTATTTTGTAGTCAATTGTATGGCTCTTAAAGAATCAGATGTGCCCACAGTGCTGATTGCAGTCCAAGCAACTGCCCTGCTGATGCTATTTGTCTGGGGTGAGTTGAGTAAAAAAGTCGGCAAAAAAGTTGTTTATTTTCTGGGAATGAGTTTGTGGATAATAGCCGCCGCCGGATTATTTTTCTTACAGCCTGGTCAAATAGTTTTGATGTATGTGATGGCTGTCATGGCTGGTATTGGTGTCTCCACAGCTTATCTAATTCCCTGGTCGATGATTCCAGATGTAATTGAATTAGATGAACTGCAAACCGGACAACGCAGAGAAGGTATTTTTTATGGCTTCATGGTTTTGCTGCAAAAATTTGGTTTAGCTTTCGGGCTGTTTTTGGTGGGAAATGCTTTGCAAATATCCGGTTTCAAAGAATCTGTAGCCGGAAGCCCACTACCCATCCAACCTGAATCTGCACTGTTTGCGATTCGTATTGCTGTTGGGCCTATACCTACAGTTTGTTTGCTTTGTGGCTTAGTTTTAACGTATTTTTACCCAATTACCCGCGAGATGCACGCAGAGATCATGCTGAAACTCAAAGAACGGCAAGAGAAGAAGGGGGGTTAA
- a CDS encoding ABC transporter ATP-binding protein gives MSKKDSQKLVQQTLELVGLKGFEENYPRQLSGGMKMRVSIARALVTQPNILLMDEPFGALDEITRSKLNGDLLDLWLQERWTVVFVTHNIYEAVYLSNRVLVMGKSPGRIVADVEIDVPYPRNDDFRTSLLYNQYCREISQHLAKAMSFAPI, from the coding sequence ATGTCTAAAAAAGATAGCCAAAAATTGGTGCAGCAGACATTAGAACTGGTAGGATTAAAAGGTTTTGAAGAAAACTATCCCCGCCAGTTATCAGGTGGGATGAAAATGCGGGTATCAATTGCTAGGGCATTAGTTACTCAACCAAATATTTTGTTGATGGATGAACCATTTGGGGCACTAGATGAAATTACTCGTAGCAAACTCAATGGTGATTTACTAGATTTGTGGCTTCAAGAACGCTGGACGGTGGTTTTTGTTACCCACAATATTTACGAAGCAGTATACTTATCAAATCGCGTGCTAGTTATGGGGAAAAGTCCCGGAAGGATTGTAGCTGATGTAGAAATTGATGTTCCTTATCCTCGTAACGATGACTTTCGCACATCATTGCTGTATAACCAATATTGCCGTGAAATTTCTCAGCATCTAGCTAAAGCTATGAGTTTTGCGCCAATTTAA
- a CDS encoding tyrosine-type recombinase/integrase, protein MKNNRNGQAAVLTDADYSKIRKQIRSQKYKLLLDLAWYTGERWGALVKLQLLDVYNLDGSPSEYINFRARTRKATPNGKRQTRQVPVHDTLAELLAAYKPVEGSIWLFPSREGDKPMCLRGADQILRTAVQRAGLEAKGISTHSTRRTFITKLAKRGVGLATIKKATGHTDLKVLSRYIEVSDEDVRSAIATL, encoded by the coding sequence ATGAAAAATAATCGAAATGGACAGGCCGCAGTTTTGACCGACGCGGATTATTCCAAAATTCGTAAGCAGATCCGTAGTCAAAAATATAAACTGCTTTTGGATCTAGCTTGGTACACCGGGGAACGCTGGGGGGCGTTGGTGAAGTTGCAACTTTTGGATGTGTACAATCTTGACGGTTCACCCAGTGAGTATATCAATTTTCGCGCCAGGACTCGCAAGGCAACACCCAACGGGAAGCGACAGACGCGCCAGGTGCCGGTTCACGATACTCTAGCTGAATTGCTAGCAGCATATAAACCAGTAGAGGGTTCAATTTGGTTATTCCCGTCTAGAGAGGGAGATAAGCCAATGTGCTTACGGGGGGCTGATCAAATTTTACGCACAGCTGTACAGAGAGCCGGACTTGAGGCTAAGGGTATATCGACTCATTCCACCCGCCGCACTTTTATTACGAAGTTGGCAAAGCGCGGTGTAGGACTGGCAACAATTAAAAAAGCCACTGGTCATACTGACTTGAAGGTGCTTTCACGTTACATCGAGGTGAGTGACGAGGATGTCAGGAGTGCGATCGCAACTCTATGA
- a CDS encoding transposase, whose protein sequence is MWNSEEKWLPLAVDSTNIGQHFTVLSVHVLYRGCGIPVAWKIVKGTEKGAWKPHWQQLFQSLKDVVPPEMQVVVSADRGLYADWLFDAICALNWHPFLRINYTGTYQIRGETEWQFLDKLVQKTGTSWSGIVTCFKTNPLNCTILARWDEGYKDPWLIVTDLLPQQGDALWYSLRSWIECSYRDIKSDGWQWHKTRLREPNRAERVWLAMAVATLWTITIGTDIEPHYLNNLSKELSPNHLDKKQDIPKKTVCKISCFLQGLIHILADLLNGKAISLTGLFPQPYHSTSAAAANTS, encoded by the coding sequence ATGTGGAACAGTGAAGAAAAATGGCTTCCTCTTGCGGTAGATAGCACTAATATTGGACAACACTTCACGGTTCTTTCTGTTCATGTTCTCTATCGGGGTTGCGGCATTCCTGTAGCTTGGAAAATTGTCAAAGGAACAGAAAAAGGAGCTTGGAAACCTCATTGGCAGCAATTATTCCAATCATTGAAAGATGTTGTTCCTCCGGAAATGCAAGTCGTTGTTTCAGCAGATAGAGGACTCTATGCTGACTGGTTGTTTGACGCAATTTGCGCTTTGAATTGGCATCCTTTTTTACGAATTAATTATACTGGAACATATCAAATTAGAGGAGAGACCGAATGGCAGTTTTTAGATAAACTAGTACAAAAAACAGGGACGAGTTGGTCTGGAATAGTCACCTGTTTTAAAACTAATCCACTCAATTGCACAATACTTGCCCGTTGGGATGAAGGTTACAAAGATCCTTGGTTAATTGTCACGGATTTACTACCCCAACAAGGGGATGCTCTCTGGTATTCTTTACGTTCTTGGATTGAGTGTAGTTATCGGGATATCAAAAGTGATGGTTGGCAGTGGCATAAAACTCGTTTACGAGAACCAAATAGAGCCGAAAGGGTATGGTTAGCTATGGCTGTAGCTACCCTTTGGACTATAACAATTGGCACTGATATAGAGCCACATTACCTAAATAATTTATCGAAAGAACTTTCTCCAAATCATCTGGACAAAAAACAAGATATTCCCAAAAAAACTGTTTGTAAGATTTCTTGTTTTCTTCAAGGTTTAATTCATATTCTTGCTGACTTACTTAACGGCAAGGCTATTTCTTTAACTGGTTTGTTTCCACAACCCTACCACAGTACATCTGCTGCTGCTGCCAATACTTCCTAA
- the rtcA gene encoding RNA 3'-terminal phosphate cyclase — protein MIEIDGSYGEGGGQVLRTSLSLAAITGEPIRISGIRAGRKKPGLAAQHLTAVRAAARICNAQLRGDALGSMLLEFIPGSAVQAGTYTFDVSKAQVGGSAGAIALVLQTILLPLALASGNSQVTLKGGTHVNFSPTVTYIEQVYLPILQRMGVEAQVKLGAWGWFPKGGGEVQLQVDGGGKLNGINLLERGELQQVRGLAVVTELPSHIPQRMANRAENLLREAHVKVAVHALRERGIAPGAGIFLTAEYENSLTGFGGFGRLRLSAETVAEIACQQLLEFHHTGAAVDEHLADQLLLPAALASQESHYRVAEVSRHLTTNAAVIEQFGLAQIRVNEAEKIVSVKSLTS, from the coding sequence ATGATTGAAATTGACGGTTCCTACGGAGAGGGAGGCGGACAAGTTCTTCGCACTTCCTTAAGTCTAGCGGCCATCACTGGCGAACCCATACGAATTTCAGGCATTCGCGCTGGACGTAAAAAGCCAGGATTAGCAGCACAACACTTAACAGCAGTTCGGGCTGCGGCGAGGATTTGTAATGCCCAATTACGGGGTGATGCTTTGGGTTCAATGCTGCTAGAATTCATCCCAGGTAGTGCTGTGCAAGCTGGAACTTATACCTTTGATGTTAGTAAAGCACAAGTTGGTGGTTCTGCGGGTGCGATCGCTCTAGTTTTACAGACAATTCTCTTACCTTTGGCACTAGCATCTGGCAATTCTCAAGTGACACTCAAGGGTGGAACTCATGTAAACTTTAGCCCAACAGTGACGTACATTGAGCAAGTTTATCTGCCGATATTGCAACGCATGGGTGTAGAAGCTCAAGTCAAGTTAGGCGCTTGGGGATGGTTTCCCAAAGGTGGCGGAGAGGTACAATTGCAGGTAGATGGCGGTGGTAAACTCAACGGGATCAACTTACTAGAACGGGGAGAATTACAACAGGTGCGAGGGCTAGCAGTGGTAACAGAATTGCCTTCGCATATTCCCCAACGGATGGCGAATCGGGCCGAGAATTTGTTACGGGAAGCCCATGTGAAAGTTGCTGTACACGCTTTGCGAGAAAGAGGTATAGCACCGGGAGCGGGTATTTTTTTAACTGCTGAGTATGAGAACAGCTTGACAGGCTTTGGTGGATTTGGGCGATTACGATTATCGGCGGAAACTGTTGCAGAAATTGCTTGTCAGCAACTGCTTGAGTTCCATCATACCGGTGCAGCAGTAGATGAACATTTAGCAGATCAGTTATTATTACCAGCTGCTTTAGCTTCACAGGAAAGTCATTACCGGGTGGCTGAGGTGAGTAGACATTTAACGACAAATGCAGCCGTAATTGAACAATTTGGGTTGGCGCAGATTAGGGTAAATGAAGCTGAGAAAATTGTGTCGGTAAAGAGCTTGACTAGCTGA
- a CDS encoding tetratricopeptide repeat protein — translation MDSLPINSLLEELKNPDATVREKATRKIWRIWFQQKGIYGLEIIDRSQKLLDAGEITEAETALTALIKDQPDFAEAWNRRAFLYYSIGDYQKSLADCQIVVQINPIHFGALHGMGLCYAALGEYGEAIKAFKAALEIQPYSLVNQKLILECTFRFSYNGK, via the coding sequence ATGGATTCTTTACCTATCAATTCCTTACTTGAAGAGTTGAAAAACCCAGATGCCACAGTCCGCGAAAAAGCAACCAGAAAAATCTGGCGGATTTGGTTTCAGCAAAAGGGAATTTATGGGCTGGAAATAATTGATCGCAGTCAAAAGTTACTTGATGCAGGTGAAATTACTGAAGCCGAAACAGCGCTGACAGCACTAATAAAAGACCAGCCAGATTTTGCCGAAGCTTGGAATCGTCGAGCTTTTCTGTATTACAGTATTGGAGATTATCAAAAATCTTTGGCAGATTGTCAGATAGTCGTGCAGATAAATCCAATACATTTTGGGGCACTTCACGGTATGGGTTTGTGTTATGCAGCACTAGGAGAGTATGGTGAAGCCATTAAAGCTTTTAAAGCTGCTTTAGAAATTCAGCCTTATTCGCTAGTGAATCAAAAGTTGATTCTAGAATGTACATTTAGATTCAGTTACAACGGCAAATAG
- a CDS encoding IS110 family transposase, with the protein MIRILGLDVSKSSVSACLLTEKPEDPRQFYYECPFLKLSADAKGIQDLLALNADIALLEPTGNNYSKLWGTHLARSGVEVRLVGHKELRNYRANHLALPDKDDDADALALACYYFDYHQDPRRFVQIRDRNIVRIRELVLRLAHLNRVQSPIMNRARQDLAWQFPEVALVKSRRGEAGEAPLLWGWLAGIRKSTRYDRLYSQTVGLGITETVREHAKRICDLQREEHVIEGELKELLADPRFDHYRTVFKRFGFGDRLTAIVLSQIYPIEGFLDAEGKPEVRIRQGRNSKKPTKRHLSLRRFQKALGAAPSMEASGDSKKTKVIGGSDLCRKSLWQWVFTRIEPKQARLKNDIGKTLGEQLDAEKLAGRPVKLVRNRIAAKGARLLFRELIQAHNKLLE; encoded by the coding sequence ATGATTAGAATTTTGGGACTTGATGTCAGCAAGTCCTCTGTTTCGGCTTGCCTGCTTACGGAGAAACCCGAAGACCCACGTCAATTTTATTATGAATGCCCGTTTTTGAAGTTGAGCGCTGATGCAAAGGGAATTCAAGATTTACTCGCGCTCAATGCGGACATTGCACTGTTAGAACCTACTGGCAACAATTACAGTAAGTTGTGGGGTACTCATTTAGCACGAAGCGGGGTAGAAGTTCGGTTAGTTGGTCATAAAGAACTGAGGAATTATCGAGCAAATCACCTAGCACTGCCTGATAAAGATGATGATGCAGATGCACTGGCACTCGCTTGCTACTACTTTGATTACCACCAAGATCCGCGTCGATTTGTCCAAATTCGCGATCGCAACATTGTCAGAATCCGCGAACTGGTTTTGAGACTTGCTCACCTCAACCGGGTGCAGTCCCCGATCATGAATCGGGCGCGTCAGGATTTGGCCTGGCAGTTTCCAGAAGTTGCACTAGTAAAGTCCCGCCGGGGTGAAGCTGGTGAAGCGCCTTTGCTCTGGGGTTGGCTTGCTGGAATTCGCAAAAGTACGCGCTATGACCGCCTTTACTCGCAAACTGTCGGCTTGGGAATCACCGAAACAGTTCGAGAACACGCAAAACGGATTTGTGACCTCCAGCGTGAGGAACATGTCATAGAGGGAGAGTTAAAAGAATTGCTTGCTGATCCTCGGTTTGACCATTACCGCACAGTTTTTAAACGGTTTGGATTTGGCGATCGCCTAACTGCGATCGTTCTCTCCCAGATTTACCCCATTGAGGGATTCTTAGATGCGGAGGGTAAACCAGAGGTGAGAATACGCCAGGGGCGAAACTCTAAAAAACCCACCAAACGCCACCTTTCATTGAGGAGATTTCAGAAAGCCCTCGGCGCTGCTCCCTCGATGGAAGCTTCCGGCGATAGCAAGAAAACCAAGGTCATAGGCGGATCGGATTTATGCCGCAAGTCTTTGTGGCAGTGGGTGTTTACCAGAATTGAACCGAAGCAAGCGCGCCTCAAAAATGATATTGGTAAAACATTGGGTGAACAATTAGACGCTGAAAAATTGGCGGGTCGTCCGGTAAAGCTTGTCAGAAATCGGATTGCAGCCAAAGGAGCGCGACTGCTATTTAGAGAACTGATTCAAGCCCACAATAAATTGTTAGAGTGA
- a CDS encoding Arm DNA-binding domain-containing protein — protein sequence MKQTTLFDLEAFAKSSLPTPVYDPFWDEPTPQELHSVGAQISESDFQYKSVGAQVLTDTKKLAPQHDTHWIEKYWVERSGNKYWYYRYCWMVGRKKNRLYLGSVDSIIAKRKKADVEVWIWDGKLPCEIENLIRGWKHEPSTMPKMQSDNANF from the coding sequence ATGAAACAAACTACACTTTTTGATTTAGAAGCTTTTGCTAAGTCTTCACTCCCCACTCCCGTTTACGATCCGTTCTGGGATGAACCCACCCCCCAAGAGTTACATAGTGTTGGGGCGCAAATTTCAGAGTCAGACTTTCAGTACAAAAGTGTTGGGGCGCAAGTTTTAACTGATACTAAAAAACTTGCGCCCCAACACGATACCCACTGGATAGAGAAATACTGGGTCGAGCGCTCTGGTAATAAATATTGGTATTACCGCTATTGCTGGATGGTAGGCAGGAAAAAAAACCGCCTTTACCTGGGTAGCGTGGACAGTATCATCGCCAAGCGCAAAAAGGCAGATGTGGAAGTTTGGATCTGGGATGGTAAATTACCATGTGAAATTGAGAACCTAATCCGAGGCTGGAAACATGAGCCGTCCACCATGCCCAAGATGCAATCAGACAACGCTAATTTTTAA
- a CDS encoding ABC transporter permease gives MLFIRRTQSQKTSSKFISVEVLAPMGVGIIGLFLWDIFVRITHLPPYILPGPLLVFKTLITDWNELFPSLLITLQITVVAFIAAAISGLLIAILFAQSKWIERSLFPYAVILQTTPIVAIAPLIILWLKNNTFAALVVCAWIVAFFPIVSNTTLGLNSVDRNLLNLFQLYKASRWQTLLYLRLPSAMPYFLGGLKISGGLALIGAVVAEFVAGTGGTKSGIAYRILISSYNLQIPRMFAALFLTTGLGVLIFVSLSALSDFILSKWHESPENHFWGEGACGCSSAAGCCTK, from the coding sequence ATGCTATTCATCCGTCGTACCCAATCACAAAAGACATCGAGCAAGTTTATTTCTGTTGAGGTTTTGGCACCGATGGGAGTTGGTATTATAGGATTATTTTTATGGGATATATTTGTGCGGATAACACATCTGCCTCCTTATATCCTTCCTGGCCCTTTATTAGTATTTAAAACCTTAATTACTGACTGGAACGAGCTTTTCCCATCACTATTAATTACACTGCAAATCACAGTTGTTGCTTTTATTGCTGCGGCTATTTCTGGTTTACTAATAGCGATTTTGTTCGCCCAAAGTAAATGGATTGAACGCAGTTTATTTCCCTATGCAGTCATTTTACAAACAACTCCGATAGTTGCGATCGCACCCTTAATCATTCTCTGGCTAAAAAATAACACTTTTGCCGCCTTAGTCGTTTGTGCCTGGATTGTCGCCTTTTTCCCCATCGTATCCAACACTACACTAGGACTCAACAGCGTTGACCGGAACTTGCTCAACCTATTTCAACTTTACAAAGCTTCTCGCTGGCAAACTCTGCTGTATCTCCGTTTACCCAGCGCTATGCCCTATTTCTTAGGCGGTTTAAAAATTAGCGGTGGTTTAGCATTAATTGGCGCAGTTGTAGCCGAATTTGTCGCTGGTACTGGTGGGACAAAATCTGGCATTGCTTACCGGATTTTAATTTCTAGCTACAACTTACAAATTCCTCGGATGTTTGCAGCATTATTTCTCACAACTGGGTTGGGTGTATTAATTTTTGTCAGCTTGAGCGCTTTATCTGACTTTATATTAAGTAAGTGGCATGAATCCCCAGAGAATCATTTTTGGGGTGAAGGTGCTTGTGGCTGCTCATCGGCTGCCGGTTGTTGTACTAAATAG
- a CDS encoding ABC transporter substrate-binding protein, with product MNPSSPLSTAVNRLSRRNFTQYSSIWICSTFIAGCSNSNQPSTSNSQLNKVTFGTNWIAQAEHGGFYQAIATGIYKDYGLDVTIKMGGPQVPSGTQLLMGGAVDFFMGYGIDAVNAIAQGIPKITVAAIFQKDPWCLIAHPNPAIKTLADLKGKPFEFVALSLF from the coding sequence ATGAATCCGTCATCACCCTTATCAACAGCAGTTAATCGCCTTAGTCGCCGCAATTTTACTCAATACAGTTCTATCTGGATTTGTAGTACCTTCATTGCTGGTTGTAGTAACAGCAACCAACCATCAACTAGTAATTCTCAGTTGAATAAAGTTACATTTGGCACAAACTGGATAGCACAAGCAGAACACGGCGGATTTTACCAGGCGATCGCCACTGGTATTTACAAAGACTATGGTTTAGATGTTACCATCAAAATGGGTGGCCCCCAGGTTCCCAGTGGTACTCAATTGTTGATGGGGGGTGCGGTAGATTTCTTCATGGGTTATGGCATAGATGCCGTGAATGCTATAGCACAAGGTATTCCCAAAATCACAGTCGCAGCAATTTTTCAGAAAGACCCCTGGTGTCTTATTGCACATCCCAACCCAGCAATTAAAACCCTTGCAGACCTCAAAGGCAAACCATTTGAATTCGTTGCTCTTTCTCTTTTTTGA